A window from Nitrosopumilus adriaticus encodes these proteins:
- a CDS encoding DNA-binding protein — protein MSNEARDTIFIGKKPLMAYVTSTLIQLANLPAVNIKARGLSIGRAVDVAQIIARKTENAGYSIGEIKIGSESLESQDGRTRNVSTIEIEVKRNTA, from the coding sequence ATGTCAAACGAAGCCAGAGACACCATATTCATTGGTAAGAAACCATTGATGGCATATGTTACATCAACGCTAATTCAACTGGCAAACTTACCGGCCGTCAACATCAAAGCTAGAGGACTCAGCATAGGTCGTGCTGTAGATGTAGCTCAAATCATTGCAAGAAAAACTGAAAATGCAGGCTACTCAATCGGAGAAATCAAAATAGGCTCAGAATCACTAGAGTCACAAGACGGTAGAACCAGAAACGTTTCAACAATAGAAATTGAAGTAAAGAGAAATACAGCATAG
- a CDS encoding HEAT repeat domain-containing protein, whose product MENISKVLESGNNQEKIRILETMDNINNPIILEKIISKLDDDDIQVRGEAFSSLILNENDISNFLIKSLNSTSKNIRGFASLVLANRNEVNSIPEIIKLTKDKRSMVRSCAIGALGHLKAENAKEVFLESLLDSNIEVRKSALHAIIDLRISVSEERKNELKKEKDTELEKLLLKLK is encoded by the coding sequence TTGGAAAACATTTCAAAAGTTTTAGAATCAGGAAACAATCAAGAAAAAATCAGAATTTTAGAAACTATGGATAACATAAACAATCCAATAATTTTGGAAAAAATTATTTCGAAATTAGATGACGACGATATTCAAGTAAGAGGAGAAGCGTTTAGTTCACTTATCTTAAATGAAAATGACATTTCTAATTTTTTAATTAAAAGCCTTAATTCCACAAGTAAAAACATTAGAGGTTTTGCATCACTAGTATTAGCAAACAGAAACGAAGTAAATTCAATCCCAGAAATAATTAAACTTACAAAAGATAAACGTTCAATGGTTAGATCATGTGCAATAGGCGCATTAGGTCACCTAAAGGCAGAAAATGCAAAAGAAGTTTTCTTAGAATCACTTTTAGATTCAAATATAGAAGTAAGAAAGAGTGCACTTCATGCAATAATTGATCTAAGAATTTCAGTTTCTGAAGAGAGAAAAAATGAACTTAAGAAAGAGAAGGATACTGAATTGGAAAAATTACTTTTAAAATTAAAATAG
- a CDS encoding ferredoxin--NADP reductase, with product MVVDNKATVTYVQLLKEDLVIIRLVPKDGPVPDYKAGQFITLGLPNPAEGGKIVRRAYSIASHPENRDYIELVIRWVRKPLPGRLTTQIFNTKEGDEILWLKPTGRALLINEELPNGEKDNRRIICIGGGTGLAPFVSFAQHLHDAGDKREIIVLHGASYVDELSYKDLLTNLENESIAKGKDEWNFKYRAAISRPQEWFNRSWAGQIGRVETFLRPRENGMSPLEELIGDTITKENTMFYVCGWQGTIDGVMDFLKPKGFVTEHDKREDGSFEVKYESYG from the coding sequence ATGGTAGTAGATAACAAAGCAACTGTCACTTATGTTCAATTACTAAAAGAAGATCTTGTAATAATTAGATTAGTTCCAAAAGATGGACCCGTTCCAGATTATAAAGCAGGTCAATTTATCACGTTAGGATTACCAAATCCAGCAGAAGGAGGTAAAATAGTTAGAAGAGCATATTCAATTGCATCTCATCCAGAAAATAGAGATTACATTGAGCTTGTAATTAGATGGGTTAGAAAGCCACTCCCAGGAAGATTAACTACTCAAATATTTAATACAAAAGAAGGAGATGAAATTCTCTGGTTAAAACCTACTGGCAGAGCATTGTTAATTAATGAAGAACTTCCAAATGGTGAAAAGGATAATAGAAGAATAATTTGTATTGGTGGTGGAACAGGATTAGCACCATTTGTGAGTTTTGCACAACATCTTCATGATGCTGGGGATAAGAGGGAAATCATAGTTTTACACGGTGCAAGTTATGTTGATGAATTAAGTTACAAAGACTTGCTAACAAATCTTGAAAATGAAAGCATAGCAAAAGGTAAGGATGAATGGAATTTTAAATATAGAGCAGCAATCAGTAGACCTCAAGAATGGTTTAACAGATCATGGGCGGGTCAAATTGGAAGGGTTGAAACATTTTTGAGACCTAGAGAAAATGGAATGTCACCTCTAGAAGAATTAATTGGAGATACAATTACTAAAGAAAATACCATGTTCTATGTTTGTGGTTGGCAAGGAACAATTGATGGAGTAATGGACTTTTTAAAACCAAAAGGCTTTGTTACAGAACATGATAAACGTGAAGACGGAAGCTTTGAAGTCAAATACGAATCATATGGATGA
- a CDS encoding branched-chain amino acid transaminase: MKLPLSKYVWFDGKYVISEKAQVPITTHAIHYGTSIFEGIRAYWNGKNLFIFRLDEHVKRFRRSGQYYNISLNFSDKEITDAIIGICRKNKIQKSCYIRPFYFVGDYGINLHVTEKAPTNVAIFTFPFGDLFNKNGITAGVVSWRKFSDMSTPPQAKMGGNYLNSIIATQEAKRNGFDEAILLDHNGNVSEAPGENIFIVREGQLITPTLSSSALEGITRDAIIKIAKDLDIDILEREITRSELIISEEIFLTGTAAEITPIISMDSKKIGSGKPGDITKKMMQEYTDIVMNKNIDYSHWLTEVY, encoded by the coding sequence ATGAAACTTCCACTTTCAAAATATGTCTGGTTTGATGGAAAGTATGTTATTTCAGAAAAAGCCCAAGTTCCAATTACTACACATGCAATTCATTACGGAACATCAATCTTTGAAGGAATCAGAGCATACTGGAATGGAAAAAATCTCTTTATCTTTAGACTAGATGAGCATGTTAAACGATTTAGAAGATCTGGGCAGTATTACAATATCTCACTTAATTTTTCAGATAAAGAAATCACTGATGCAATAATAGGAATTTGTAGAAAAAATAAGATACAAAAATCATGTTACATAAGACCATTTTATTTTGTAGGGGATTACGGAATTAATTTACACGTAACTGAAAAGGCACCAACAAATGTTGCAATTTTCACATTTCCTTTTGGGGATTTATTTAATAAAAATGGAATTACAGCAGGAGTTGTATCTTGGAGAAAATTCTCAGATATGTCTACACCACCACAAGCAAAAATGGGCGGGAATTATCTTAATTCAATTATAGCAACACAAGAAGCAAAAAGAAATGGTTTTGATGAGGCAATTTTGCTTGATCATAACGGAAATGTAAGTGAAGCTCCAGGAGAAAATATCTTTATTGTTAGAGAGGGGCAATTGATAACACCGACATTATCATCATCCGCACTTGAAGGAATAACCAGAGATGCAATAATAAAAATTGCAAAAGATTTGGACATAGATATACTAGAAAGAGAAATTACCAGAAGCGAGTTAATTATTTCAGAAGAAATTTTTCTTACAGGAACTGCAGCTGAGATTACACCAATCATATCAATGGATTCAAAAAAGATTGGAAGTGGTAAACCAGGAGACATTACAAAGAAAATGATGCAAGAGTATACAGATATTGTAATGAACAAAAATATCGATTATTCACATTGGCTGACGGAAGTGTATTAG
- a CDS encoding Gfo/Idh/MocA family protein, with amino-acid sequence MKIIQIGTGGWGKNHTRILSQLGVLSAICDTDLKKSKEYGEKYSVNYYDSLDELLKSEEFDGAFVVTPTSTHTQITKKLLEAKKHVFVEKPMTYKSEDGEVLAKLAEKNKVILTCGYIERFNPAVDVVKKLVKEKKFGDLVMLEFHRENRMPLHIKDVGIIYDTSVHDIDTANWLFDDMPHVVFARAGKIRHEHEDFASIMLGYKDDKVAIISSNWITPKKLRKFNAVCTDAIISSDFISQEITVEKDEENETIQNEKQEPLLLEIKSFLGAIEGKNEHIVKAQEAVNVTKIAEAALLSSLKGIPIYLDLK; translated from the coding sequence ATGAAAATTATTCAAATTGGAACTGGTGGATGGGGCAAAAACCATACAAGAATTTTATCCCAATTGGGAGTGCTTTCGGCAATATGTGATACTGATCTTAAAAAAAGCAAAGAATATGGAGAAAAATATTCTGTAAATTATTATGATTCATTAGATGAATTACTAAAATCTGAAGAATTTGATGGAGCATTTGTAGTAACACCCACATCAACACATACCCAAATTACAAAAAAATTGTTAGAGGCAAAAAAACATGTATTTGTAGAAAAGCCCATGACTTACAAATCTGAGGATGGGGAAGTATTGGCAAAACTTGCAGAAAAAAACAAAGTGATTCTCACATGTGGGTATATTGAGCGATTTAATCCAGCAGTAGATGTAGTAAAAAAACTTGTCAAGGAAAAAAAATTTGGCGATTTAGTAATGCTAGAATTTCATCGTGAAAATAGAATGCCTCTCCACATCAAAGATGTTGGAATTATTTACGATACATCGGTTCATGACATTGATACTGCAAATTGGTTATTTGATGACATGCCTCATGTTGTATTTGCAAGAGCAGGAAAAATTAGACATGAGCATGAAGATTTTGCAAGCATAATGCTAGGATACAAAGATGACAAAGTTGCAATTATTTCATCAAATTGGATTACTCCAAAAAAACTAAGAAAATTTAATGCAGTGTGTACTGATGCAATAATTTCATCAGATTTTATCTCTCAAGAAATTACTGTAGAAAAAGATGAAGAAAATGAAACGATTCAAAATGAGAAACAAGAGCCATTATTATTAGAAATTAAGAGTTTCCTTGGAGCAATTGAAGGTAAAAATGAACATATTGTCAAAGCACAAGAAGCAGTAAACGTGACAAAAATAGCAGAAGCGGCACTTTTATCTAGTTTAAAGGGAATTCCAATTTATCTGGATTTAAAATGA
- a CDS encoding Trm112 family protein, with the protein MNKTMMDILACPIDKNHPLELFEIKEKDDVISEGALFCKKCSRFYPIIEGIPIMLPDELRDKKQEIDFLKNYKEELPEKIITQGNPWHL; encoded by the coding sequence ATGAATAAAACAATGATGGACATATTGGCATGTCCAATTGATAAAAATCACCCATTAGAATTATTTGAGATCAAAGAAAAAGATGATGTAATTTCAGAAGGCGCATTATTTTGTAAAAAATGTTCAAGATTTTATCCAATCATAGAAGGAATTCCAATCATGCTCCCTGATGAACTAAGAGACAAGAAACAGGAGATAGATTTTCTAAAAAATTACAAAGAGGAATTACCTGAAAAAATTATTACACAAGGAAATCCATGGCATTTGTGA
- a CDS encoding acyltransferase, whose protein sequence is MVTNFVSDKAKIGENVQIWHFSYVGDNVEIGNNVKIGSLAHIDYDVKIGENTKIEGQAYIPPLSRIGKNVFIGPAAALTNDPFPMCDKMIGVTIEDNVIIGARAVIKAGVTIKKNSVVAMGAVVTRDVPENSVVIGSPATIRYSREEYDKKQRKWKES, encoded by the coding sequence ATGGTTACAAATTTTGTTTCAGATAAAGCGAAAATTGGTGAGAATGTTCAGATTTGGCATTTCTCATACGTAGGAGACAATGTAGAGATTGGCAATAATGTCAAAATAGGATCTCTTGCACACATCGATTATGATGTAAAAATTGGTGAGAACACAAAGATAGAAGGACAAGCATACATTCCACCTTTGTCTAGAATTGGAAAAAATGTTTTCATCGGTCCAGCAGCTGCTCTGACAAATGATCCATTTCCAATGTGTGACAAAATGATAGGAGTTACCATTGAAGATAATGTAATTATTGGTGCACGTGCAGTAATCAAAGCAGGAGTAACTATAAAAAAAAATAGTGTTGTTGCAATGGGAGCTGTAGTAACAAGAGATGTTCCTGAAAACTCAGTTGTGATTGGTTCTCCGGCAACCATTAGATATAGCAGGGAAGAATATGACAAGAAACAAAGAAAATGGAAAGAGAGTTAA
- a CDS encoding MraY family glycosyltransferase produces the protein MIELILPAIVSCLVAFFVVFAMTPPLIKFLKNRNFAVKDVNKKEDVMVVRPGGISIIAGIITSEIVLYAFLQLNEILAIIITTFAAFLIGYVDDRKVMGGWFKPVALAIAALPIIAFGVYDSDLAFPIFGTVQIPALYLGLIIFMIPITGNTINSIDVLNGVASGFMVIASFSLSVCLFVMQNYEIAIVSLPLGFVSLAFYKYHKVPSKIFPGDSGALTLGAMYGAIAIVGGVEIIAAVALLPAVINSFLFLSSVKRIVEHRQVKGKPVEHTDDFKLKATDDKTAPVTLVRLILAGGSLTEKQVGFAIFRLTVFSGILAIITAFLMGVYI, from the coding sequence TTGATTGAATTAATACTTCCAGCAATAGTTTCTTGTCTTGTTGCATTTTTTGTAGTTTTTGCAATGACTCCACCTCTAATCAAATTCCTTAAAAATAGAAATTTTGCAGTCAAGGATGTAAATAAAAAAGAAGATGTAATGGTTGTAAGACCTGGAGGGATATCTATAATTGCGGGAATTATTACCTCAGAAATTGTACTTTATGCATTTTTACAACTAAATGAAATTCTAGCAATAATCATTACAACATTTGCAGCTTTTCTAATAGGATATGTTGATGACAGAAAAGTTATGGGTGGCTGGTTTAAACCTGTAGCACTTGCAATTGCTGCGCTTCCAATCATAGCTTTTGGTGTTTATGATTCTGATCTTGCTTTCCCTATATTTGGAACAGTTCAAATTCCTGCATTATATCTTGGTTTGATTATTTTTATGATTCCAATTACTGGAAACACAATTAATTCAATTGATGTTCTAAATGGAGTTGCTAGTGGTTTTATGGTTATTGCAAGTTTTTCATTATCAGTATGTTTGTTTGTAATGCAAAATTATGAAATTGCAATTGTTAGTTTGCCATTAGGCTTTGTTTCCTTGGCATTTTACAAATACCATAAAGTACCAAGTAAAATATTTCCAGGAGATTCCGGTGCATTAACTCTTGGTGCAATGTATGGTGCAATTGCTATTGTAGGGGGTGTTGAAATTATTGCAGCTGTTGCACTACTGCCTGCTGTTATCAACTCATTTTTGTTTCTTTCAAGCGTAAAACGAATAGTGGAACACAGACAAGTCAAGGGTAAGCCTGTAGAGCATACTGATGACTTTAAGCTAAAAGCAACTGATGACAAAACTGCCCCTGTAACTTTGGTTAGATTAATTCTTGCTGGAGGATCACTTACCGAAAAACAGGTTGGGTTTGCAATATTCAGGTTGACTGTATTTTCAGGAATATTGGCAATTATTACTGCATTTTTGATGGGAGTATACATATGA